In the Rhododendron vialii isolate Sample 1 chromosome 2a, ASM3025357v1 genome, TCTGCAAGGAATCAATAAAAGGCAAATTGTAGTTTTGTGCACTGTTTATGACATCTATTGATGGCTGTTCCTGTTGATCTTGCTGCAACATTACTCCTCCATCCTGTAAGAGTTCAAGACTAGGAATACATCCAGTAGCTGGGATCATTTGAATGGAATGACTTTTCTGACCATTTTGAAAGTCGATAACTTCAACAGATAATGCTTCTCCCAATCCTTGCCCAGAGGCAAGCTTAAAAGTTTTGAAATGTTCCACCATCGTTCCCAATATCAACCTCAATTTGGTCAATATGTTCTCATCGTTTTCGTCGCTTTCGGGCAAAAAGAACTCTAGCACGTATAATTCATCTCCAGTGTAACCACTTTGCAAGCACATTGTGAACCAACCACTTAATTTGCACAATCGGGCATAGGGTACCAAGGGGGACTCAGCTATGCTGAATTGCTTTATGTCCGAGCAGTATAACAAGTTAGGAAATGGAAGTATCCTCCCAGTAATGTGCCCCTTTCTTAAGTgcaaaaatttaattattcttacGAAACTCAAAAGTATCCAAGAACTTAAGTCAAAATCGTTTTTGTCAAGATATTCAAGAACTGTGCATTGGAATTGGCTTTGCAGTAAATCGTTGCAAGAACGGCAGTAGACCCATGTCAAAGCCAAAGGGAGGTTATGAATTTTACACACAGATTCATACACCATCTTGAGTTCCTGAAAGGCAGCCGCCGTAAGAGGTTCATTCTTGTCCCCGTACGGTTTCAAAAGTATTGGCACGTTAGGATACTTGTGAGAACATATAACTTCAAGACAGAATACAAAGGGAAAAAATGCAGATTAACATTGCATCAGGGTTTGCCACTCACTTGCATTTTGCAGTGTTTATATCCATCAAAACATCGCAGACCAAACTCCTGCAAGGGAATGGAAAGAAACAACTCAGGAATCTTGAATACTCAACATACTATCTGAGAAAACATATTCAATATCTACAAGTAGGGTAAAAGTAAAGCAAAGCAAAGTAAAGAGAATATGATGTCGCATGTATGCTTTGATAATATGCGGCTCACACAAGCTTCCAACGAATAATAGTTTAGTATCTAACGTGGGATCCTTGCCAAATCATCGACTTCAAAATGTCGTGTTTTAAACCTTTTGTGATTTTGTAAGATGACTATGTAGCTTAAGCATACTCATACGGCTAGCTCCAGTTTTGTGAAAAAGGAAGTCATCATATCCTTTGCCTAACAAACAAGAAAAGTAGTAAAATaaacagggggaaaaaaagaagaagcgaGGGAGTAGTAATGAATGTTAGTAACAGAAATTCAAAAATGCTAACTAGTTACAAACCTGAAAAATATCATACATTCGGctgagaaaattttcatcataaaAAGTTGCACTATATTGACAGACTATCTCAAGTACACCAACACAGGTGTGGCAAAAATGTTCAAACACCGGCAGAGCCCAAGATGCATAAATGCCACAGCGTAAAGCAAGGTCGAGTTGTGGATACTCTTTGAGAGTGTAATGCCCCACATGCGGGGTGTATTCGGGGAGTTGATTGAGGAAGACACGGCCAGGAAGCCCAAGTTGATCTTCTCCACTCTCTGCATCTGCGTAGAACTTATTATTATACTCCCTACACATCCCCATCCTATAGTCACAAAGCCACGATCTCAGTATATTAGTGGTATAACCAAAAGCAAAAGGTTGGTTTTGAGGTGTAAGCAAAGTCCGCCCCCCCCAATGTTCTTGTGGGTGCCCAAAATTGAACTAGGGCCTCGCTAAGTTCCGGGTACAATACCAATTTATGGACAGCATGTCTGATATCTAGTCTAACTTCTGTACTCGCACAAACATCGGGAATAGAGTCCACAGATTGATCTGTAAATCAAAATTGAGGTTGAgcaaccaaaaaggaaaatagaaagaacacatgagagagagagagagagagagagagagagagagagagagagagagagagagagagagagagagagacttgccGTAAGAGAGAGGAAGGTCGTGGTCTTGTAGGTTCCAGAAAACCCATACAACGCCTTTCCGATTGCACTTTGACCAATGAGACTTATAGCCAGGGTGTTCAGAAATCTTCAGTCGAGAAGATTTGAGTTCATTCCTCTCCATGTACTCTTTGAAATCGGGAAGGAAATCTTCTTTGTCTCGTTGAAAGCCGGAGTACTCCGGCATCTTGTTCAATTTTGCAGAGAAATCCTCAAAACCAGAAACGAGAGCTCCTCTCAACTTGGTTTTTATATAAAAGTCAAGTCAACCGTCTCCTCCCACCCCATCCAAGATAAATTTCACAAACACCCCCTCTATTCCAACGAAATCACACAGTGCACCCTATAATAATGTATTACTccactactccctctgtctcaattctttagtttttattttttagagttcttgccatttttcaattaattatgtCTTGCGATCTATattattttaggtgattttaaatttttttttaaaagtgctcattgaaatctatcaaacaagatccttATTGTAAcagtattaccaattaaaatttataaTCAATTTTTTGTCTGGTTGAAATAGAATGAGAGACAAAAGAATAGAGACGAAGAGAGTATTAAAAAGACTTGGTCAAAAGACATCTGTGTCTACAAGTTTAGAACCTAATCATTTTACAACTCGTTATTTCTCTtcgagcatctccaacccaattatttactttgaaaatcctttttttttgttaaagtgTACCACTATTCACTCACTCTTCAACgacattttttatttctatcCGACTTTAAGAACTCATTCATTCCTCccaaaatactatttttttttctaaactttgaattttatgtcttttttatttttccttgatATATGAAAATTTGGTCTCATTTAAAAGGAATTTACAATttgaaagtgtaaaaaaaatatatgaagaaTGTTTTTCATTTGAAGGGTTTTGAAGGAAGGGTTTCTGTGTGGTTTCGAGATGAAGGCCTCTGTGTGGTTTCGAGATGAGGGCTTTACTGGTGCTCCACAACCTAAACTTGCCATCGATAAGGTTTATTTGATTGAAACTATAGGGAATTCTCTTGCTTTACAGATTTTTCACTTGAAATtatgttttcatttttcatcatGAAACCTGGTTCTTTCACTACtgtaaacattaaaattaaaataaaataaaataaaacgaTACTGCAAAAATATCAGAACTTTGAAATAAAGATATCTTAACTTTTGGATTGTGTAATAGTCTTTGCACTTATAAAGATAGAAAGGTAAGGAAAAAATTGGTACAACTTAGTGCAGAATTTTGATGGAATAATCTGATAAAGAGTCACAGAAGAACATCACATTCTTGTACCACAAATGAATCTGTAGTTGTTGTCTACAAACTGTGACCATTGATATTGTATCAatatacacaaaaaagaaaCGATTGGCTCCAagtaactaaataaataaattttgttttatgaaCAAAGTTCAAAGTTCGAACAAATATTGAGCAAATACAAGACAGGAATATGGATACAGTCATAACCATTTTCGGGAGGATTGATTCTATTAAGTAGGAATAAGCTAAATGTTGCTTTTCTAGCGTTTCCGATAAATTAAATGGACTAAACTCATGTTTTCATGGATTTCAAGATAGGTAATTCTCCTCGCATACATTAactaatttgaaattttgcGGAAACAACTTGAATATTACTATTAGCTTGTAGTCCAGCAATACAGCGGAAATGCCCCCTAAAGGATAATCTCACACATTAGTGATACCACCAGTAATTTCTTGGTGTTAGTAGCACTGTAGCAGTAGATTTGAGATCATTATGTCATAAAGATCATTTTATTGATCTTGATAAGTAGTATTTGACTTATAAAATGATACAAAATATTTGGCCAATCTGTTATCATATATACAAAAGAAATAGAGTTGTGCCAACCGTTCAAAAGGATAATCTTGTTACCACTCCTTGTGATCACTCTAAAAACACACTTTcaggtgcgatgtcgaatgtaCATAATTGAAACCTTCCCTAACACCCATTGATTTTGGAGAGATGGTGAAAAAACGGTTCGACAGCAATAGCGGCAACAAAAGACATTAGACCAAACACCGATAGGGAAAACTCATTCGCCTTATCTTAATCTAGATGAGTTTCGTAATATTTATGAGGCAAGAGAAGGGTGGGATTGCATCAAATCGGCAAGCTAACATCACGTACCGGCTTGAGCCTGATGGAACATCATAAAATTATGCTTCAGCAGCTAAGGGTGCAAAGGAGATGGCCAGGTGGCTCACAATAAGGAAGCAAAAGGCGCTAGCAACATATTGGGGAAGGACCATGATAAATATCTGAGAAACCCGTGTTCTGTCGTGGGAAAATTTGTCATTATTGAGCTGGCAGAGGAAACTCTCGTCGACACAGTCAAAATTGCAAATTTGGAACATTATTCCTCGAACTTCAAGGAATTTGAGTTGTCCAGGAGTTTGTTTTATCCCACTGAGACATGGCCCCCAATAGGAAAATTTGTTGCTGCAAATGCAAAGAATGCTCAAAGCTTTAAGCTTCCCGAACCCAAATGGGTAAGGTAGTTAAATTAAGTTGAATTTATCATGAAGTCATTACGGGTCGGAGTTTTATTGCACATTGAGTGTTGTGGAGGTATATGGCGTTGATGCAATCGAGCGGATGCTTGAAGATCTCATAGTGGCTTCCGAGCAATCTGCAACTGTTAAATTACCTGACCCTAATTCAACTGTGTTGCCTTCTTCAATACCAGAATCAGAAATAAGTGAACAGAAAATAGATGGTGAAGTTCAAAAGGCAGTTCATACTTCCAGTCAAGGGATCGAAGGCATCGACGAACCACAGAAGCCTAACTTGCACCTCAAGAGTCCTGTCACTAGCAACATCCCATATCCTGTAATGGAAATTAGACAACAGCCAAATGGAAGAATTCACGGTGATGCAGCACTAAAGATCTTAATGCAGAAAGTGAGGTCACTTGAGATAAACTTATCAGTCCTGGAGGAATACATCAAGGAACTGAACGAAGACAAGGGGACGTAGTGCCCGAACATGAGAAAGAGGCTATCTAGATATTCGATGCTTTTAGAGAAGAGTAGATCAGATATCAATGATCTCTTGGAATGGAAGAAGATTATGGCATACTGACCTCTGAATCGTTTTAATGGAGGATATTGTTTTAACCCTACTTTTAACTCGTttgcattcttcttcttttttccaggAGAAAGGAGTTACTGACCTTGAGGCGTGGAAAGCTGTTGTCTCATTGCGAATGGATGAAGTAGTTAGAGAAAATGGGATGCTGAGGTGAGCAATTTGCCTAACCTAGAAAATTAGTTTACACATCTTGAGTTGATTTTAACGTGTTCCATTTGTAAGCACTGCTCTCGTGATTTGAtaaatttagttttgtttccCCTATATTTCGAATCCTACTTATCCATACCATAAAATGTTTCCTTCTGTTATTTACTGGAATGGGAAACTCTCATTGATCTATTATTAAGCCACAGATCACTAAAAATGCCACTAACAAATgtgttgattttattttatttctctctcttgagaATCTTTTGTTGAATTACACATTTACAAGCTTAGGCTGCTACGGATTTCAGTGGTTGTCAAGGAAAAGCATTAAGATGTGACTCAAAAGTGACAGATCTTAGGTTGTATATGGGATCATGGAGGACCATGAATACTTTACATAAATGTGAAAGTGTGTGATATGTAGTTAAATATATTCGACCTTGCCTTGGATACATTAGATTCTATAATGTTCCAATTCCGACTTATGATACATAGAAGAGGAGGTTGATACACTTCGTGCTATGGCATACTTTGAGGTTATTTATTCCACCTGTTTTGGAGTGAAGGTAGGTGACCGCGTcattccgtgtcaaaaataaatttataaaaccttGGAATTAACTAGTGGTCAAATAGTGGTCAAGATCGAGTATCGTTCCGACGGAGACAGTATGGTtgagttacgacaaattcgattaatttttaaattaattcgggcaaaagaagtttggttgtttgaatttggagaatttattaaactaagagaaataattaaatggaaagtttgtaacgattggagagaaaaatctagggttcgaaTCCACCTCGACCTCGTAACTCCAACATGCATAGGcgagattaattattcgaatcagaatGGATTATTattagggcttgcaaaccctagcaataatcgtctagaaaaataattgagttgttatgGATTATTattagggcttgcaaaccctagcaataatcgtctagaaaaataattgagttgttaaaaggtataaattatcccatagcacggaccgtcttaGAAGTACGGTCCCGCcttacgagtataatctatctcagaactccaaccacaatcaatgaaaactattgtataacttgtatttgaaagcatgcatacaaatagtcaatagattaaaaccatcaaaatcattccattcaattgaaacggaaagggttcttagttatacaatcaatccgaataataaacctaaaaacccatacataaaatagagttacttggtgcgaagtttcatcttccccctagacaAGAGGTTTAGCCGGCCATCGAAGCCGAAGTTCTCGTCCGTGAAGTTAATGATATGCGCAGCTTCTGTCCTCTGTTCTTCGACAAATCCCCTCTGAAAACCGTCGTCCCCCCCTTTATACAAGATGACCTTTTATAAGCGTTGCCGAGAATAGGTAATAGAATACCCTTCCTTAGTCAATAACTCACTGTATTAAGAGTTAGAATTCTTTTCTATCTTAGACTCTCCTATTTTGGCATTTTCCATATTAATCCATGAGTTTAATTCCTCGGCTCGGGATTCCTACTAAATCCAAATTGATGCATTCTAATTAATTAGGATCCCATACACCTGGACCGTCGGCTTGACGTAATTCAATACTCCACTGCAATTTGTGATTTTATTTCAGACGATATTGGTTTCCCGAGACCAAAATTCACACAGATGCCGTAGACAATCAATTCCCATCTTTGCGGTAAAACTCCGTAAGACTTGccaaattgcacctttttttgcACCCATTGATCTCCGAGGCCTgcatacaccataaaacactaaAACGCGTTAAGTAACAATGTAAATGGACCGACAAAACATAAATTACAAGGATTAAATGgatgcttttcagcacctatcagtAGGCATTGAAAATGCTATGCGAAGGTGGCTAAATTCTTGAGCTTTTGGTTGCAACTATTTTCGATATGAGCTGCACTATGGATTGGTTTTATCCCTGTTATAATGCTGATTCCTGATGGTTTATAGCTTCTGGGTTTCCACTGTACGCAGCTTCATGAAATAACCGGATGCCATTTGTTTTCTTCACCATAGGGTTTGAGGAAGTGTTTGATAAAGGTGAAACTCAAGTAACAAAAACTCATAACTAAATTATTTCTGTACTTAAGACTTAATCAAAAGCTTAAAAATCTGTGCATTTGGTCATTTCAATATTCAGCCACTTTATAGGAAGAATTTCTGTTCTAAAGTGATAGCAGATTAGGTAGGATAACTAGATGTCCATTCAAAATGTAGGGTTCCTTCAAAATCTATGAGCCTCTTTTGAAGGGATATAATAACTCTCAGTGGTCACCATTATTGTTATCATTTagtatcattttccatttcctgGATAATCACAAATCATCAGCTATTATTTCTTCGTAACGTATCTGATATGCTTTTACCTAATTTTTTCCACCCCTCTTTCTTCGGGTATAAAATTTGATTCTGCAGATTAGATGTAGAAAAGGTCGTAAGTGACCAGGCAAGTctggaaaagaaagagattgcTGTTCTGGCGGTGAGCTT is a window encoding:
- the LOC131317924 gene encoding protein NLP7-like; translated protein: MGMCREYNNKFYADAESGEDQLGLPGRVFLNQLPEYTPHVGHYTLKEYPQLDLALRCGIYASWALPVFEHFCHTCVGVLEIVCQYSATFYDENFLSRMYDIFQEFGLRCFDGYKHCKMQELKMVYESVCKIHNLPLALTWVYCRSCNDLLQSQFQCTVLEYLDKNDFDLSSWILLSFVRIIKFLHLRKGHITGRILPFPNLLYCSDIKQFSIAESPLVPYARLCKLSGWFTMCLQSGYTGDELYVLEFFLPESDENDENILTKLRLILGTMVEHFKTFKLASGQGLGEALSVEVIDFQNGQKSHSIQMIPATGCIPSLELLQDGGVMLQQDQQEQPSIDVINSAQNYNLPFIDSLQNGKVTKQVDSSDQQSMNPSNKGQNVITAERNILVVSSSKKGKRRLKMRNIKKLELELKFLWRRSLNVRR
- the LOC131317925 gene encoding LOW QUALITY PROTEIN: SUN domain-containing protein 5-like (The sequence of the model RefSeq protein was modified relative to this genomic sequence to represent the inferred CDS: deleted 3 bases in 2 codons; substituted 3 bases at 3 genomic stop codons), whose amino-acid sequence is MSFVIFMRQEKGGIASNRQANITYRLEPDGTSXNYASAAKGAKDGQVAHNKEAKGASNILGKDHDKYLRNPCSVVGKFVIIELAEETLVDTVKIANLEHYSSNFKEFELSRSLFYPTETWPPIGKFVAANAKNAQSFKLPEPKWVRXLIKLNLSXSHYGSEFYCTLSVVEVYGVDAIERMLEDLIVASEQSATVKLPDPNSTVLPSSIPESEISEQKIDGEVQKAVHTSSQGIEGIDEPQKPNLHLKSPVTSNIPYPVMEIRQQPNGRIHGDAALKILMQKVRSLEINLSVLEEYIKELNEDKGT